ATACCGCAAAATCTATGAATGTGTTAAGCAGGCCCACCGCATTAAATTTCAGAAACTGAATCATGCCTGCGCGCCAAGCCTTATCTTGCATAATCACTTTCCTTCCGGGTGTCTTCAGCCTCTGTATCCGGGTAGCCTCTGGTCTCGCGCACGATATAGAGCGGTCTATCCTTCGATTCGTCATAGATCCGTCCGATGTATTCGCCAATGACGCCCAGCAGCATCAGCACAATGCCGTTAAACAACAGGTTCACCCCGACGATGGACGCCCAGCCCGGCACGGTCCAGGAGGTGAAGACCTTCTGGAATAAGACCAGGAACAGGTAGATGAAGCTGGAAAAGGACAGGAAGAAGCCGACATAGGAGGCGATTTTGAGCGGCTTATGCGAGAAGGAGGTGATTCCGTCGAGCGCAAAGCGGATCATTTTTTTGAGCGGATATTTCGTCTCCCCGGCATAGCGTTCTTCCCGCACATATTCCACCATGGTCTGCCGGAAGCCGACCCAGCTCACCAGCCCCCGTACATAACGGTTCTTCTCCTTCAGACCGCGCAGCACATCGCAGACCTTGCGGTCGATCAGCCGGAAATCCCCTGTATCTGTGGGAATCTCCACACTGGTCATGCTGCTGAGCAGACGGTAAAAGATTTTGGCCGTCACCTTCTTGAAAAAGGTCTCTCCGTGGCGCTTCAGCCGCTTGGCATAGACTACCTCATAGCCTTCCTTCCACTTGGCGATCATCTGCAGGATAACCTCCGGCGGGTCCTGGAGATCTGCGTCAATCACCACGACAGCCTGACCTTCAGCATAATCCATGCCCGCCGTAATCGCCACCTGGTGGCCGAAGTTACGGGAGAAGTCAATCAGCTTGACATGCTCATCCCTATTACTGATTCCGCGCATAATCTCAGCTGTACGGTCCCGGCTGCCATCATTGACGAACACGAGCTCATAGGTATCCCCGCACTCATCCATTACTTTTTTGAGCCGCTCGTAGGTTACCTGAATGACTTCCTCCTCATTATACATGGGGACAATTACACTATATCTGGCCTTCACAAGGGTTCCTCCTAAATTTATTGTAAGCCACAGCTTCCTTGATGTGCCTCATCAATATCAGCTTCCAACAACTATGCGGCTCGTTACAGCTCCCCTCCTAGAATACCCAGGAAGGGAACCAGCGAAGTACTTGAATGATATAACTGCTGTTCACCTGCATGCCGGATAATACCGGATAGAACATCACAAACAGGATGGCAGCAGCCGCAACATAGGCGTACCGCAGATATCGGGCACCCTGGAACCTGCTGTCAAGCAGCTTCATAATGTACACAATGGATAGAA
The window above is part of the Paenibacillus sp. FSL H8-0048 genome. Proteins encoded here:
- a CDS encoding glycosyltransferase family 2 protein, which codes for MKARYSVIVPMYNEEEVIQVTYERLKKVMDECGDTYELVFVNDGSRDRTAEIMRGISNRDEHVKLIDFSRNFGHQVAITAGMDYAEGQAVVVIDADLQDPPEVILQMIAKWKEGYEVVYAKRLKRHGETFFKKVTAKIFYRLLSSMTSVEIPTDTGDFRLIDRKVCDVLRGLKEKNRYVRGLVSWVGFRQTMVEYVREERYAGETKYPLKKMIRFALDGITSFSHKPLKIASYVGFFLSFSSFIYLFLVLFQKVFTSWTVPGWASIVGVNLLFNGIVLMLLGVIGEYIGRIYDESKDRPLYIVRETRGYPDTEAEDTRKESDYAR